The following coding sequences are from one Candidatus Borkfalkia ceftriaxoniphila window:
- a CDS encoding heavy metal translocating P-type ATPase, whose product MTEQKFDISGMTCAACSAGIQKTVGKMDGVRVAEVSLMGESMRAEFDENAVSSEDIVRAVEALGYGARIAADTPAGERVTEEIPHIVDEAKKLRTRFLLSLIFLIPLMYFTMAHMLVGAPLPSFAKPAVNFALVQLVLTTPILFINYAFFTSGVKAAIKRVPNMDTLVSLGSAASYIYSVVVMFVIGVRMNEGDMSSAHKLAMDGMFFESAAMILTLVTLGKWLEARSKKKTGEEIEKLLKLAPDTVTVEREGEQVQISLRDLKIGDIAVVKQGDSIPVDGEIVFGASFVDKSAITGESLPVEVAEGDYVTSASVNKGNILKVRAEKVGEDTVLSKIIKLVRSAGTSKAPIERTVDKIAGVFVPVVLLIALVTFIVWVIIGAAGGNVQISRALNMAISVLVISCPCALGLATPVAVMAATGRGAALGVLYKDAEALQKARGIQIVLLDKTATITEGKPRVTDIVAFGRYTREDALSMAGGIELNSNHPLAECVVAKAKEEKISFRKIEDFVYYSGKGGSARAQGKVCLIGNARLMKENGVALKECEEEAAKLSGEGKTVLYLAEGGDLVALIGVADTLKEGSKEAVARLIKEGLTPIMLTGDSQSAAKAIAAEVGIERVYSEVLPEDKLAAVRENQKEGMTAMVGDGINDSPALKQADVGMAMGNGTDVAIDSADVVLVGGDLRSVNSAIELSRATVRNIKENLFWAFIYNVLGIPVAAGVLYSVGVVLNPMIGALAMSLSSVFVVANALRLTAFKPKSGAKIKKKGERNMKKILVIEGMSCSHCSARVESALNAIEGVHASVNLKKKTAEVDGDAADEILIKAVEDAGYSVKKIK is encoded by the coding sequence ATGACGGAACAGAAATTCGATATCAGCGGCATGACCTGCGCCGCGTGTTCGGCGGGTATCCAAAAAACGGTCGGTAAAATGGACGGCGTGCGCGTTGCGGAAGTCAGTCTGATGGGGGAGAGCATGCGTGCGGAATTCGACGAGAACGCAGTCAGCAGCGAAGATATCGTGCGCGCGGTGGAAGCGCTCGGTTACGGGGCGCGTATCGCCGCGGATACGCCTGCGGGCGAACGCGTGACGGAAGAAATTCCGCATATCGTGGATGAAGCGAAAAAATTGCGCACGCGCTTTCTGCTCTCGCTGATCTTTTTGATCCCGCTCATGTATTTTACGATGGCGCATATGCTCGTAGGCGCGCCGCTGCCCTCTTTTGCGAAACCCGCCGTCAATTTCGCGCTCGTGCAACTCGTACTCACCACGCCGATTCTCTTTATCAATTACGCCTTTTTTACAAGCGGCGTCAAGGCGGCGATCAAGCGCGTTCCCAATATGGATACGCTCGTTTCGCTCGGTTCGGCCGCTTCCTATATTTACAGCGTCGTCGTTATGTTCGTCATCGGCGTGCGCATGAATGAGGGAGATATGTCATCGGCGCATAAACTGGCAATGGACGGAATGTTTTTTGAATCGGCGGCGATGATACTGACGCTCGTCACGCTCGGTAAATGGCTGGAAGCGCGCTCCAAGAAAAAGACGGGCGAGGAGATCGAAAAACTTTTGAAACTCGCGCCCGACACCGTCACGGTGGAGCGGGAGGGCGAACAGGTGCAGATTTCCCTGCGCGATCTGAAAATAGGCGATATCGCAGTCGTCAAGCAGGGCGACAGTATTCCCGTGGACGGCGAGATCGTCTTTGGCGCGTCCTTCGTCGATAAATCCGCCATCACGGGCGAGAGCCTTCCCGTGGAAGTTGCGGAGGGCGACTACGTGACGAGCGCTTCGGTGAACAAGGGCAACATACTCAAAGTGCGCGCCGAAAAAGTGGGCGAGGACACCGTCCTTTCCAAGATCATCAAACTTGTGCGCAGCGCGGGTACGAGCAAAGCGCCCATCGAGCGCACCGTGGATAAGATCGCGGGCGTGTTCGTGCCCGTCGTCCTTCTCATCGCGCTCGTGACGTTCATTGTTTGGGTGATCATCGGCGCGGCGGGCGGAAACGTGCAAATTTCCCGCGCGCTGAATATGGCGATCAGCGTTTTGGTGATCTCCTGTCCCTGCGCGCTCGGGTTGGCGACGCCCGTGGCGGTCATGGCTGCGACGGGCCGCGGCGCAGCGCTCGGCGTCTTATATAAGGACGCAGAAGCATTGCAAAAAGCGCGCGGCATTCAGATCGTACTTTTGGATAAAACCGCGACCATTACCGAGGGAAAACCGCGCGTGACCGATATCGTCGCGTTCGGACGATATACGCGGGAAGACGCGCTGTCAATGGCAGGCGGCATTGAACTCAATTCCAATCATCCCTTGGCGGAATGCGTGGTGGCGAAGGCAAAGGAAGAAAAAATTTCTTTCCGCAAGATCGAAGATTTCGTCTATTACAGCGGCAAGGGCGGATCCGCCCGCGCGCAGGGAAAGGTATGTCTGATCGGCAATGCCCGTTTGATGAAGGAGAACGGCGTCGCATTGAAAGAGTGCGAAGAAGAGGCTGCAAAACTTTCGGGCGAGGGAAAGACGGTTCTGTACCTTGCGGAAGGCGGGGACTTGGTCGCCCTCATCGGCGTGGCGGACACGCTGAAAGAGGGCAGTAAAGAGGCGGTCGCACGTCTCATAAAAGAGGGGCTTACGCCCATCATGCTCACGGGCGACAGTCAGTCCGCCGCAAAGGCGATCGCGGCGGAGGTTGGCATAGAGCGCGTGTACAGCGAAGTTTTACCCGAAGACAAACTCGCGGCCGTACGCGAAAATCAGAAAGAAGGTATGACCGCGATGGTCGGCGACGGCATCAACGATTCGCCCGCTCTGAAACAGGCGGACGTCGGTATGGCGATGGGCAACGGCACCGACGTAGCCATCGACTCTGCGGACGTGGTGCTCGTCGGCGGCGATTTGCGCTCGGTCAATTCCGCCATCGAATTGAGCCGCGCGACCGTGCGCAACATCAAAGAAAATCTCTTCTGGGCGTTTATTTACAATGTGTTGGGGATCCCCGTCGCGGCGGGCGTGCTGTATTCGGTGGGTGTCGTCCTGAATCCGATGATCGGCGCGCTGGCGATGAGTTTAAGTTCCGTATTCGTGGTGGCGAACGCGCTGCGCCTCACCGCGTTTAAACCCAAATCGGGCGCGAAAATCAAGAAAAAAGGAGAAAGGAACATGAAAAAGATCTTAGTGATCGAAGGCATGAGTTGTTCGCATTGCAGTGCGCGCGTGGAGAGCGCGCTCAACGCGATCGAGGGCGTGCATGCGAGCGTAAACCTCAAAAAGAAGACCGCGGAAGTCGACGGCGACGCCGCGGACGAGATCCTGATAAAGGCTGTGGAAGACGCGGGCTATTCCGTCAAAAAAATCAAATGA
- a CDS encoding type 2 periplasmic-binding domain-containing protein, with product MKKRIVRICAIGLILAIVTVSVFFAYPALTEKEQAEAEGVNDILRVWHIDTFEGGKGSRASFLGAAAKKFEKKNKDVLVMVVPHSVSSARVALDAGEAPDMISFGTGGALCPELFLPLEKYDFPYSKQNGKTYAVPWCRGNYMFFTLDGDFTDMTAENTVISEGNYSMALVAAACESLAGGQAKSSVSAYVDFLNGKYKYLFGTQRDVARLNTRGAAYTAKPAESFSDLYQYIAVLSSDAAKYNACLDYVALLLSESVQKDLKGVGMMSAYYSIYDESNAALQDAEKISAAAGVSAFIEENSYAEMRVLAAEALGGNGESLKKMKNFLI from the coding sequence ATGAAAAAGCGGATAGTAAGGATCTGCGCGATCGGATTGATACTGGCAATCGTGACCGTTTCGGTTTTTTTTGCCTATCCCGCGCTCACGGAAAAAGAACAGGCAGAAGCGGAAGGCGTCAACGATATTCTCCGCGTCTGGCATATAGACACGTTTGAAGGCGGCAAGGGTTCGCGCGCTTCTTTTCTCGGCGCCGCGGCGAAAAAATTCGAAAAGAAAAATAAGGACGTTCTCGTCATGGTGGTACCGCATTCCGTATCCAGTGCAAGGGTCGCGCTGGACGCGGGCGAGGCGCCCGATATGATCTCTTTCGGCACGGGCGGCGCGCTCTGTCCGGAACTCTTTCTGCCTCTCGAAAAATACGATTTTCCGTATTCGAAACAGAACGGCAAGACGTACGCCGTGCCCTGGTGCCGCGGCAACTATATGTTCTTTACGCTCGACGGCGATTTTACCGACATGACGGCGGAAAACACCGTGATATCGGAGGGAAATTATTCCATGGCGCTCGTCGCGGCAGCGTGCGAATCTCTCGCGGGCGGGCAGGCGAAAAGTTCCGTTTCCGCCTACGTCGATTTTCTGAACGGTAAATACAAGTATCTGTTCGGGACGCAGAGGGACGTCGCCCGCCTCAATACCCGCGGCGCAGCGTACACGGCAAAGCCCGCCGAAAGTTTTTCCGATCTCTATCAATACATCGCCGTTTTGTCTTCCGACGCGGCGAAATACAATGCCTGCCTAGATTACGTCGCGCTTTTGTTATCCGAATCCGTGCAGAAAGATTTGAAGGGCGTGGGCATGATGAGCGCTTATTATTCCATATACGACGAGTCGAACGCCGCCCTGCAAGATGCGGAAAAGATTTCCGCCGCCGCAGGCGTGAGCGCCTTTATCGAGGAAAATTCTTACGCCGAAATGCGTGTTCTCGCCGCGGAGGCTCTCGGCGGGAACGGCGAGTCGTTAAAAAAAATGAAAAACTTCCTTATATAG
- a CDS encoding SGNH/GDSL hydrolase family protein has product MLTIHSGARVLFDGDSVTDCGRDRQDRHSLSGYNDKIARNAHAGVEFFNRGISGDRSKDLLARIESDLRDTKPDVVSILIGINDTWRRYDENDPTTALAYEQNMRGILKTVRAFGAKIILLEPFLLPTLERFQIFREDLDFKIDAARKLAREFADAYVPLDGLFAEETLTTEPALLSFDSVHPTELGNEKIARWWLERVRFEV; this is encoded by the coding sequence ATGTTAACTATACATAGCGGTGCGCGCGTCTTATTCGACGGCGACAGCGTAACGGACTGCGGACGCGATCGGCAGGATCGCCACAGCTTGAGCGGTTATAACGACAAGATCGCAAGAAACGCGCACGCGGGCGTGGAGTTTTTCAACCGCGGCATTTCGGGCGACCGTTCCAAAGATCTTTTGGCGCGTATCGAAAGCGACCTGCGGGATACGAAGCCGGACGTCGTTTCCATTCTCATCGGCATCAACGATACCTGGCGCCGATACGACGAAAACGATCCCACGACGGCGCTTGCCTACGAGCAAAATATGCGCGGAATTTTGAAAACGGTGCGCGCGTTCGGCGCTAAGATCATACTGTTGGAGCCGTTCCTGCTGCCGACGCTGGAAAGATTTCAGATCTTCCGCGAGGACTTGGATTTCAAGATAGACGCGGCGCGGAAATTGGCGCGCGAATTTGCCGACGCGTACGTGCCTTTGGACGGACTGTTTGCCGAGGAAACGCTTACGACCGAACCCGCGCTCCTTTCCTTCGACAGCGTGCATCCGACAGAACTCGGCAACGAAAAAATTGCGCGTTGGTGGCTCGAAAGGGTCCGTTTCGAAGTTTAA
- a CDS encoding ArsR/SmtB family transcription factor, whose product MECDMLLLDRRTQSLVEDYVPSGEILEGIVCFFSIFSDSTRVRILSALAITEMCVTDLSRVLSINQTTVSHQLRFLKNVGIVKTERHGKIIFYSLKNETVNDVLLKGVEFLGY is encoded by the coding sequence ATGGAATGCGATATGCTTTTATTGGACAGGCGGACGCAGTCTTTGGTAGAGGATTATGTACCGAGCGGTGAGATCTTGGAAGGGATCGTCTGCTTTTTCTCTATTTTTTCCGACAGTACGAGGGTACGGATCTTATCCGCGCTCGCGATCACGGAAATGTGCGTGACCGACCTATCCCGCGTTCTCTCCATCAATCAGACCACAGTCTCCCATCAACTGCGCTTTCTGAAAAACGTGGGCATCGTCAAAACGGAGCGGCACGGCAAGATCATCTTTTACAGTTTGAAGAACGAAACGGTAAACGACGTCCTTTTAAAAGGGGTGGAATTTCTGGGATATTGA
- a CDS encoding acetate kinase has protein sequence MKILVVNAGSSSLKYQLIDMDTEGVIAKGGCERIGLPKSILKHKTDKGEKIIEQDMPDHKVAIRLVLEALVHPEYGAISSMKEIDAVGHRLVHSAEDFNCSVLVNDEVMEKCRNNIELAPLHQPANITGIEACMEVMPGTPMALVFDTAFHSTMPDYAYMYAIDYDDYKNYKIRRYGFHGTSHKFVSQEAAKYLNKKPEDLKIITCHLGNGSSISAVKGGKCVDTSMGFTPLCGVPMGTRSGDIDPSVVEYLCHKKGYDLAQAIEYLNKKCGVAGVSGVSSDFRDLTKAAAEGNERARLALDIFNYQCKKYIGSYAAAMDGVDCVVFTAGIGENTAEVRSAICRDMDFFGIKIDETKNLTKNDGSIRDITGKGSKVKVLIIPTNEELVIARETKALVEGK, from the coding sequence ATGAAAATTTTGGTAGTAAATGCCGGAAGTTCTTCTTTAAAATATCAACTCATCGATATGGACACCGAGGGCGTTATCGCCAAGGGCGGCTGCGAGCGCATCGGTCTTCCCAAATCCATTCTCAAACACAAGACGGACAAGGGCGAAAAGATCATCGAACAGGATATGCCCGACCATAAAGTGGCAATCCGTCTGGTTCTGGAGGCTCTCGTCCATCCCGAATACGGCGCGATCTCTTCGATGAAGGAGATCGACGCGGTGGGGCACCGTCTCGTACACAGCGCCGAAGATTTCAACTGCTCCGTGCTCGTCAACGACGAGGTAATGGAAAAATGCCGCAACAATATCGAGTTGGCGCCCCTGCACCAACCCGCAAACATCACGGGTATCGAGGCGTGCATGGAAGTCATGCCCGGCACGCCCATGGCGCTCGTGTTCGACACCGCTTTCCATTCCACCATGCCCGATTACGCGTATATGTACGCCATCGACTACGACGATTATAAAAATTATAAGATCCGCCGCTACGGATTCCACGGTACCAGCCATAAATTCGTATCGCAGGAAGCGGCGAAGTATCTCAATAAAAAGCCCGAAGATTTAAAGATCATCACTTGCCATTTGGGCAACGGATCTTCCATCAGCGCGGTGAAGGGCGGCAAGTGTGTGGATACGAGCATGGGCTTTACGCCCCTTTGCGGCGTGCCGATGGGCACCCGTTCGGGCGACATCGATCCTTCCGTGGTCGAATATCTCTGCCATAAAAAGGGTTACGATTTGGCGCAGGCGATCGAGTATCTCAACAAAAAGTGCGGCGTTGCGGGCGTGAGCGGCGTTTCCAGCGATTTCCGCGACCTGACCAAAGCGGCAGCCGAAGGCAATGAGCGCGCGCGTCTTGCGCTCGATATTTTCAATTACCAGTGCAAAAAATATATCGGCTCGTACGCGGCGGCGATGGACGGCGTAGACTGCGTCGTGTTTACCGCGGGCATCGGCGAAAATACGGCGGAGGTGCGCAGCGCCATCTGCAGGGATATGGATTTCTTCGGCATCAAAATCGACGAAACTAAGAACCTGACGAAAAACGACGGCTCCATCCGCGATATTACCGGAAAAGGCTCAAAGGTGAAAGTTCTCATCATTCCCACCAACGAAGAACTGGTCATCGCGCGCGAAACGAAAGCGCTCGTGGAAGGCAAATGA
- the hprK gene encoding HPr(Ser) kinase/phosphatase has product MNEVTQSEDVLLDSFCRDLGLEVVYAGRGKVTLDTYSVCRPGLQLAGYFKFFESERILVLGNAEYEFLRDLTSEVRRERLREILSYPDLPCIIMARDLPVVPEMIEEARKVACPILRSDRMTTTIINDLFLYLNRKLAPSTTMHGVLMDVSGVGILLTGHSGIGKSETAMELIKRGHRLVADDSVIVRKIMDSLVGTSPEMIRYFMELRGIGIINIKNMYGSGSILNEKEIELVMELENWEEGKAYDRLGEGSMYENILGVNVLKHTVPVKPGRNLSIIIEVAARNFRLKSMGYDAAQELIGRTIGR; this is encoded by the coding sequence ATGAACGAAGTAACGCAGAGCGAAGACGTTTTGCTCGATTCTTTTTGCCGCGATCTGGGGCTGGAAGTGGTCTACGCGGGGCGGGGGAAAGTGACGCTGGATACATACAGCGTGTGCCGTCCCGGTTTGCAGTTGGCGGGCTATTTCAAATTTTTCGAATCGGAACGCATCCTCGTGCTCGGCAACGCGGAATATGAATTTCTGCGCGATCTGACGAGCGAAGTGCGCCGCGAGCGTTTAAGGGAGATCCTGTCCTATCCGGACCTTCCCTGCATCATCATGGCGCGCGATCTGCCCGTCGTACCCGAAATGATAGAGGAAGCGCGCAAAGTCGCCTGCCCCATCCTTCGAAGCGACCGCATGACGACCACGATCATCAACGACCTGTTTTTATATCTCAACCGCAAATTGGCGCCTTCCACAACGATGCACGGCGTTCTGATGGACGTATCGGGCGTGGGGATCCTGCTCACTGGACACAGCGGTATCGGCAAGAGCGAAACGGCGATGGAACTGATCAAGCGCGGGCACAGACTGGTCGCGGACGACAGTGTGATCGTGCGCAAGATCATGGATTCGCTCGTCGGCACGTCTCCCGAAATGATCCGCTATTTTATGGAACTGCGGGGCATCGGCATCATCAATATCAAGAATATGTACGGCTCGGGGTCCATACTCAACGAAAAGGAGATCGAGTTGGTCATGGAACTGGAAAACTGGGAAGAGGGCAAGGCGTACGATCGACTGGGCGAAGGCTCCATGTACGAAAATATTCTGGGCGTCAACGTTTTGAAACACACCGTCCCCGTCAAACCCGGGCGCAACCTTTCCATCATTATCGAAGTCGCGGCGCGCAATTTCCGTCTGAAAAGCATGGGCTACGACGCGGCGCAGGAACTCATCGGCAGAACGATCGGAAGATAA
- the pta gene encoding phosphate acetyltransferase — protein sequence MVNALIYKIIIYQKRKKIKRLEHRRKMATFMDNIKAKASALNKRIVLCEGEDSRVVKAAADTVRQKIAKITLLGVEEEIRKANPDVDLTGVDIVDPAKSEKRKEYAALLYDLRKSKGMTEEEAEKLSYDNTYFGVLMLKAGDVDGLVSGACHSTANTLRPGLQIVKAAPGVPLVSSYFLMVAPEGGNQYCEDGAFVYSDCGLNENPTSEQLAEIAIISAKTAERIAGMEPRVAMLSFSTKGSAKHADIDKVTTALALAKEKAPSLNIDGELQLDAAIVPSVASSKAPGSKVAGHANVLIFPDLDAGNIGYKLTERLGGFQAIGPLCQGFAKPINDLSRGCKSDDVVAAVAITALQTQL from the coding sequence ATGGTAAACGCACTGATATATAAAATTATTATATACCAAAAGCGAAAAAAAATAAAGCGATTGGAGCATAGGAGAAAAATGGCTACTTTCATGGACAACATCAAAGCGAAGGCGTCCGCTTTAAACAAACGCATCGTTCTTTGCGAGGGGGAGGACAGCCGCGTCGTAAAAGCGGCTGCCGATACCGTTCGTCAGAAGATCGCAAAGATAACCCTTCTCGGCGTAGAGGAGGAGATCAGAAAGGCGAATCCCGACGTCGATCTGACGGGCGTGGATATCGTAGATCCCGCGAAGAGCGAAAAGAGAAAGGAATATGCGGCGCTTTTGTATGATCTGAGAAAGTCAAAGGGCATGACGGAAGAAGAGGCGGAAAAACTTTCTTACGACAATACGTATTTCGGCGTTTTGATGCTGAAAGCGGGCGACGTGGACGGGCTCGTTTCGGGCGCGTGTCATTCGACGGCGAATACGCTGCGTCCCGGTTTGCAGATCGTGAAGGCGGCGCCCGGCGTTCCTTTGGTTTCCAGTTATTTTCTGATGGTGGCGCCCGAGGGCGGCAACCAATACTGCGAGGACGGCGCGTTCGTATATTCCGACTGCGGTCTTAACGAAAACCCCACGTCGGAACAACTCGCGGAGATCGCGATCATATCCGCAAAGACCGCCGAGCGGATCGCGGGCATGGAGCCGCGCGTCGCGATGCTCTCCTTCTCCACGAAAGGCAGCGCGAAACACGCCGATATCGACAAAGTGACGACGGCGCTCGCGCTCGCGAAGGAAAAGGCTCCCTCTTTGAATATAGACGGAGAGTTGCAACTTGACGCAGCCATCGTCCCGTCCGTCGCAAGTTCCAAGGCGCCCGGCTCCAAAGTCGCGGGGCATGCGAACGTGTTGATCTTCCCCGATCTGGACGCGGGAAATATCGGATACAAACTTACGGAGCGTCTCGGCGGGTTCCAGGCGATCGGACCTCTCTGCCAGGGATTTGCCAAACCCATCAACGACCTTTCCAGAGGCTGTAAGTCGGACGACGTCGTCGCCGCGGTGGCGATCACCGCGTTGCAAACGCAATTATAA
- a CDS encoding Cof-type HAD-IIB family hydrolase: protein MIKKYPLIVSDFDETLRNDEGTISPENAEAIRKYIAAGGIFAICTGRMMTSILPHAESLRLDSLLVGYQGALILDLKSGKYLRDEHMSVKEAVRVCRTLEKTGLHIHVYDRDKFYVNADDGLLAAYERICKVKGKIVTSGMADFVVQNGIQPQKILAMVEPEQKAAVFEKTAQLLGEDFYVTTSAGALVEITKKGCDKGSAVRFLADYYRVPIEDVIAIGDNINDIPMIEAAGLGVAVGNAVQPLKDAADEVTLTNNQNAVAHIIEKYGMGENP, encoded by the coding sequence ATGATAAAAAAATATCCGCTGATCGTTTCTGATTTCGACGAAACGCTGCGAAACGACGAGGGTACGATATCTCCCGAAAACGCGGAGGCGATCCGCAAATACATTGCCGCAGGCGGCATTTTCGCCATCTGTACGGGGCGCATGATGACTTCTATTCTGCCGCACGCCGAAAGTCTGCGGCTCGACAGCCTTCTCGTAGGCTATCAGGGCGCGCTCATACTCGATTTAAAGAGCGGGAAATATCTCCGCGACGAACATATGAGCGTGAAGGAGGCGGTGCGCGTCTGCCGCACGCTCGAAAAAACGGGGCTGCACATTCACGTGTACGATCGCGACAAATTTTACGTGAACGCGGACGACGGGCTTCTCGCCGCCTATGAACGAATCTGCAAAGTCAAGGGCAAGATCGTTACGAGCGGCATGGCGGATTTCGTCGTGCAGAACGGGATTCAGCCGCAGAAAATTCTGGCGATGGTAGAGCCCGAACAAAAGGCGGCGGTCTTTGAAAAGACCGCGCAACTTCTGGGCGAAGATTTTTACGTGACGACGAGCGCGGGCGCGCTCGTGGAAATTACGAAAAAGGGCTGTGACAAAGGGAGCGCCGTGCGATTTCTCGCAGATTATTATCGCGTCCCCATCGAAGACGTCATTGCGATCGGGGACAATATCAACGATATTCCCATGATCGAAGCCGCGGGGCTGGGCGTCGCGGTGGGGAACGCCGTGCAGCCGCTCAAAGACGCCGCGGACGAAGTGACGCTGACGAATAATCAGAACGCCGTGGCGCATATCATTGAAAAATACGGAATGGGGGAAAATCCATGA
- the rpmF gene encoding 50S ribosomal protein L32: MAVPKGKQSKQRTNTRFANFKATAPTLVECPHCHELKQPHKVCKKCGYYDGKEVVSVEEKK, encoded by the coding sequence ATGGCGGTACCCAAGGGAAAACAATCGAAGCAAAGGACTAATACCAGATTTGCCAATTTCAAGGCAACGGCGCCTACCCTCGTGGAGTGTCCCCACTGTCACGAGTTGAAGCAGCCCCATAAGGTATGCAAAAAATGCGGTTACTACGACGGCAAAGAAGTTGTTTCCGTGGAAGAGAAAAAGTAA
- the uvrC gene encoding excinuclease ABC subunit UvrC, with the protein MNVIQEKLKLLPDDPGVYIMNDRDGNVIYVGKARNLKNRVRQYFHASVKTEKVMAMVQNVTDFHYIITKSEIDALALENNLIKKYKPKYNILLKDDKTYPYIKVAISEKFPSFSVSRKLKKGSKYFGPYMGGVRVRDVLEMVNVAFGVRLCSTNVGEKPKKPCLNYHIHRCLAPCAHLCTAEEYGERVRQAIRFLEGDETEVERLLTEKMQKFAAQEEFELALDCREKLNMLSKIKLKRITALNRDLNADVIAFATNQMYAAVNILITRRGIMQGASTFAVENTSTDAEALSSFISQYYASHEIPDEIITHDYCESKLIEDFFRSRYQKNVAVISPRQGIRKQLLEMAENNAADYLEKAIDKIRHKEDMTVTACERLQEILGLSRYPRRMECYDISNISGVDKVGSMVVFIDGEADRSSYRRFRIRTVEGANDFASLQEVLTRRLSKLGTEEEERFPKPDLVIIDGGKGQLSAVKEIFDRMGVADIDLISLAKREEEVFTLDSKESILLDKRDYCLKMLQRIRDEAHRFAITYFRNIHSKRSLSSVLEEIEGVGKKKRVALVEKFGSIDKIMHASIGELMQVDGVGENLAKQIKKFFEDKI; encoded by the coding sequence ATGAACGTAATTCAAGAAAAGTTAAAACTTTTGCCCGACGATCCGGGCGTATATATCATGAACGATCGCGACGGCAACGTGATCTACGTGGGAAAGGCGCGCAATCTGAAAAACAGAGTGCGTCAATATTTTCATGCCTCGGTAAAGACGGAAAAGGTCATGGCGATGGTGCAGAACGTCACCGATTTCCATTATATCATCACCAAATCTGAGATCGACGCGCTCGCGCTTGAAAACAACCTCATCAAAAAATACAAGCCGAAATACAATATCCTCCTCAAAGACGATAAAACGTATCCCTATATCAAAGTCGCGATCTCCGAAAAGTTTCCCTCTTTTTCCGTTTCGCGCAAACTGAAAAAGGGAAGCAAATATTTCGGTCCGTATATGGGCGGCGTGCGGGTGCGCGACGTTCTGGAAATGGTCAACGTGGCGTTCGGCGTGCGGCTTTGTTCGACGAACGTCGGTGAAAAACCCAAAAAACCTTGTCTGAATTATCATATCCACCGCTGCCTTGCCCCGTGTGCGCATCTGTGCACCGCCGAAGAATACGGCGAGCGCGTGCGGCAGGCGATCAGATTTTTGGAGGGCGACGAAACGGAAGTGGAACGCCTTCTGACGGAAAAAATGCAGAAATTCGCCGCGCAGGAAGAATTCGAACTGGCTCTAGACTGCCGCGAAAAACTCAATATGCTCTCCAAGATCAAATTGAAGAGGATCACCGCGCTCAACCGCGACCTCAACGCGGACGTCATCGCTTTCGCGACCAACCAGATGTACGCCGCCGTCAATATTCTCATCACGCGCCGCGGCATCATGCAGGGCGCGAGCACGTTCGCCGTGGAAAATACTTCCACCGACGCGGAGGCGCTTTCGTCCTTTATTTCGCAGTACTACGCCTCGCACGAGATCCCCGACGAGATCATTACGCACGACTACTGCGAAAGCAAACTCATCGAGGACTTTTTCCGTTCTCGCTATCAGAAGAACGTAGCCGTGATTTCGCCGCGGCAGGGCATTCGCAAACAACTCTTGGAAATGGCGGAAAATAACGCCGCCGATTATCTGGAAAAGGCGATCGATAAGATACGCCATAAAGAAGATATGACCGTGACCGCCTGCGAGCGCTTGCAGGAAATTTTAGGGCTTTCGCGTTACCCGCGGCGCATGGAATGTTACGATATTTCCAACATCAGCGGCGTGGATAAAGTCGGCTCCATGGTCGTCTTTATCGACGGCGAGGCGGACCGTTCGAGTTACCGAAGGTTCCGTATCCGCACGGTGGAGGGCGCCAACGACTTTGCGAGTTTGCAAGAAGTTCTGACCCGCCGCTTGTCAAAACTCGGCACCGAGGAAGAGGAACGCTTTCCCAAGCCAGATCTCGTCATCATCGACGGAGGCAAGGGGCAACTCTCCGCCGTCAAGGAGATTTTCGATCGTATGGGCGTTGCGGATATCGATCTTATATCCCTTGCCAAACGCGAAGAGGAAGTTTTTACGCTCGATTCTAAGGAGAGCATACTGCTCGATAAGCGCGATTACTGTCTGAAAATGTTACAGCGCATCCGCGACGAGGCGCACCGCTTTGCCATCACCTATTTCCGCAATATTCATTCCAAGCGCTCGCTTTCGTCCGTTCTGGAAGAGATTGAAGGCGTGGGAAAGAAAAAGCGCGTCGCGCTCGTGGAAAAATTCGGCTCGATCGATAAGATCATGCATGCGTCGATCGGGGAACTGATGCAGGTGGACGGCGTCGGGGAAAATCTGGCAAAACAAATCAAAAAATTCTTTGAGGATAAAATATAA